A window from Enterocloster bolteae encodes these proteins:
- a CDS encoding uracil-xanthine permease family protein: MSQKNTATSTSKFQLDGRPSMKEAVPLGLQHVLAMFVGNIVPMILVASVANLSVQDANMLLQCCMLGAAISTAIQLYPIRIGSIQIGSGLPCMMGLTYVFLPACLSIAGSKGIPYIFGAQIAAGVIAISYGTLLKKMSSFFPPVVTGTIVMTVGVSIFNLAIGNIAGGTSSPDFGAPINWAVGVFVVLVVLGFNVFGKGLPKVAAILIGMTAGYILSVILGLVSFSGIGEAAWFAVPKPFAFGVKFDLGYILMFVLLYFIVAVQMIGDFNVSCMGGLDREPTPDEIGGGATANGITSIISAVLNSFPTATYSQNSGIVALTKVCSRFVILVGCGILFLAGLCPKVGAVLSTIPNCVIGGGTVVVFAMIATSGMKLLAKAGYSNRNCLIIGVSLAFGLGTQFCKGASAQFPAGIAAMLEENSVILTSLLAIILNLVFPKDPVVAAEKEGKAQ, encoded by the coding sequence ATGTCACAAAAGAACACAGCAACCAGCACTTCAAAATTCCAGCTTGACGGCAGGCCCAGTATGAAGGAAGCAGTGCCTTTAGGCCTGCAGCATGTACTGGCCATGTTTGTAGGGAACATCGTTCCTATGATTTTAGTCGCGTCAGTAGCCAACCTGTCTGTTCAGGACGCCAACATGCTGCTCCAGTGCTGCATGCTGGGAGCTGCCATCTCAACCGCAATCCAGCTCTATCCCATACGAATCGGAAGCATACAGATTGGCTCCGGCCTTCCCTGCATGATGGGACTTACATACGTATTCCTGCCGGCCTGTCTTTCCATTGCCGGCAGCAAAGGAATTCCCTATATCTTCGGCGCCCAGATTGCGGCGGGTGTCATTGCCATCAGCTACGGAACACTCCTTAAGAAAATGTCATCCTTCTTCCCTCCTGTGGTAACGGGGACCATTGTCATGACTGTGGGCGTTTCCATCTTTAATCTTGCCATCGGCAATATTGCGGGCGGTACATCATCACCTGATTTCGGTGCCCCCATCAACTGGGCAGTGGGCGTATTCGTGGTGCTGGTCGTACTGGGATTCAATGTGTTCGGCAAAGGCCTTCCCAAGGTTGCAGCCATCCTTATCGGTATGACGGCAGGCTACATTTTATCGGTCATTCTGGGACTGGTAAGTTTCTCAGGCATTGGAGAGGCTGCCTGGTTTGCTGTTCCAAAGCCTTTTGCATTTGGCGTAAAATTTGATTTAGGATATATTCTGATGTTTGTACTGCTTTACTTCATTGTTGCCGTACAGATGATAGGCGATTTCAACGTATCATGCATGGGCGGACTGGACCGCGAGCCCACCCCGGATGAAATCGGAGGAGGAGCCACCGCAAACGGAATCACTTCCATTATATCAGCCGTACTTAACAGCTTCCCCACCGCCACCTACAGCCAGAACTCCGGTATCGTGGCTCTGACCAAAGTGTGCTCCCGTTTTGTAATTCTGGTTGGCTGCGGAATCCTTTTCCTGGCCGGTCTCTGTCCCAAGGTAGGAGCCGTGCTGTCCACCATCCCCAACTGTGTGATTGGCGGCGGTACCGTGGTTGTATTTGCAATGATTGCCACCTCAGGCATGAAGCTTCTTGCCAAGGCCGGATACTCCAACCGGAACTGCCTGATTATAGGCGTATCCCTGGCATTCGGCCTGGGCACCCAGTTCTGCAAAGGCGCCAGCGCCCAGTTCCCTGCCGGAATCGCTGCAATGCTGGAGGAGAACAGCGTTATTCTCACATCTTTGCTTGCGATTATTCTCAATCTGGTGTTTCCAAAGGATCCGGTTGTGGCGGCAGAGAAGGAGGGCAAGGCGCAATAA
- a CDS encoding LacI family DNA-binding transcriptional regulator, translating into MASIRDVAKKAGVGVGTVSRALNGTGYVAEDTKAKILAMAAELDYQPNELARNLFRNRTGIIGIVVPDMENPFFSKLLKHMEIQLYKNGYKAMICNTIEISNREQDFIDMLRQNVMDGIITGAHSLQDYAYLNLNKPVVAMDRNLGPDIPIIHSDHKAGGRMAARLLLDAGCRNVLNFGGSFRVHTPSNDRHQEFNRVMEENGASVKTIEMAWNMMEYDYYCRIMEQYMDIYRDIDGVFTTDIGALYCLNIANQRGVKVPEELHIVGYDAVDMTRLFTPKLTSIAQDIPGLATACVDTMMDLLDGKKVKMEQILPVSIQKGGTI; encoded by the coding sequence ATGGCAAGTATCAGGGATGTGGCAAAAAAAGCAGGTGTAGGGGTGGGGACTGTTTCCCGCGCGCTTAACGGAACTGGCTATGTGGCGGAGGATACAAAGGCAAAAATCCTTGCAATGGCTGCGGAACTGGACTATCAGCCAAATGAGCTGGCCAGGAACCTGTTCCGGAACAGGACAGGAATCATTGGAATTGTGGTGCCTGATATGGAAAATCCATTTTTCAGCAAGCTGCTGAAGCACATGGAGATCCAGCTCTATAAGAACGGTTATAAGGCCATGATCTGCAATACCATTGAGATAAGCAACCGTGAGCAGGACTTTATTGACATGCTGCGCCAGAACGTAATGGACGGCATCATCACCGGTGCCCATTCCCTCCAGGATTACGCGTACCTGAACCTGAATAAGCCGGTGGTCGCCATGGACCGGAACCTGGGACCGGACATTCCCATAATACATTCAGATCACAAGGCAGGAGGCAGGATGGCGGCCCGGCTTCTATTGGATGCAGGCTGCAGGAATGTGCTGAACTTTGGCGGTTCCTTCCGCGTCCATACGCCCTCCAATGACAGGCACCAGGAATTTAATCGGGTTATGGAGGAAAATGGGGCATCTGTCAAAACCATTGAAATGGCGTGGAATATGATGGAATATGATTACTATTGCCGTATCATGGAACAGTACATGGATATTTACCGGGATATTGACGGGGTGTTCACTACGGATATAGGAGCCCTTTACTGCCTTAACATAGCAAACCAAAGAGGTGTGAAGGTTCCGGAGGAACTCCATATTGTTGGCTATGACGCAGTTGATATGACCCGGCTGTTTACACCCAAGCTTACCAGCATAGCGCAGGATATACCGGGACTGGCAACAGCCTGTGTGGATACCATGATGGACCTGTTAGATGGTAAGAAGGTAAAGATGGAACAAATTCTGCCTGTTTCCATACAAAAAGGTGGAACGATATAA
- a CDS encoding glycoside hydrolase family 32 protein, with product MLEFDNGEYESVCIFAEKTDDRDGWICLEGPGGKEQQVHMNDDWYRLVQLALPEKGIYRISRKGVSFTQMYLSGGPDLMDRGIRFLDPDSGDEMELGKWYDTSVREQYHFNPFMNWVNDPNGLCWFKGYYHLFYQSNPFGQEWNDMYWGHAVSRDLIHWTHMPYVLEPQPDLWRDKEHKGGAFSGSAQVEGEQMHLYLTRHHGPQEDGEETREWQTEAVCWDGIHVEKERPCITERPEGASFDFRDPKVQRIEGMDYMVLGSSLDGVPSILLYVRENGAWSFKGPLLQEHEPGIRTFECPDFFELDGKYVAAGAWMCHRDEAGRYQMTRCYTGTFDGDRFKTEHQQWYDFGSNFYAVQSFEHGGRRIAIGWISDFYGEHRVKPTGACGSFSLPRELHMEQGRLFTEPVKECYGLLKERIFAVSGQDVPPVIVPGNSFFVKIKLGDDRDFLVTLAREGDDALYLERKNGVTSLVSTRKEVSEVRFPSDVSAVRYVEIFMDRRVAEVYLNHGEAAGTKLFYQESTRGHLEADFAAGSLKRLEVWTMESIWNHKS from the coding sequence ATGTTGGAATTTGACAACGGGGAATATGAGTCCGTCTGTATATTTGCTGAAAAAACAGATGACAGGGATGGCTGGATTTGTCTGGAAGGACCCGGAGGAAAGGAACAGCAGGTTCACATGAATGACGACTGGTACCGTCTGGTACAGCTGGCCCTTCCTGAGAAGGGGATATACCGCATCAGCCGTAAAGGGGTCTCTTTCACCCAGATGTATCTGAGCGGGGGACCGGATTTGATGGACAGGGGAATAAGATTCCTGGATCCGGACAGCGGTGATGAAATGGAACTGGGAAAATGGTATGATACTTCTGTAAGGGAACAGTATCATTTCAATCCTTTTATGAACTGGGTAAATGATCCGAATGGACTCTGCTGGTTTAAGGGATATTACCATCTGTTTTACCAGTCCAATCCCTTTGGGCAGGAATGGAATGATATGTACTGGGGCCATGCGGTGAGCCGGGATTTAATTCACTGGACCCATATGCCCTATGTTCTGGAACCGCAGCCGGATTTGTGGAGGGATAAAGAACACAAAGGAGGAGCCTTTTCGGGAAGCGCCCAGGTGGAGGGAGAACAGATGCATCTGTATCTGACCCGTCACCACGGTCCCCAGGAGGACGGTGAGGAAACCAGGGAATGGCAGACAGAGGCTGTTTGCTGGGACGGCATCCATGTGGAGAAGGAGCGCCCGTGCATTACTGAAAGACCGGAGGGAGCGTCTTTTGATTTCAGGGACCCCAAGGTACAGCGGATAGAAGGCATGGACTATATGGTATTGGGATCCAGCCTGGACGGTGTGCCGTCTATCCTGCTGTATGTCCGGGAGAATGGAGCGTGGAGCTTTAAAGGTCCTCTCCTGCAGGAGCACGAACCGGGAATCAGGACCTTTGAGTGTCCGGATTTTTTTGAACTGGATGGGAAATATGTGGCCGCAGGTGCATGGATGTGCCACCGCGATGAGGCCGGCCGGTATCAGATGACACGGTGTTATACCGGGACCTTTGACGGGGACAGGTTTAAGACAGAACATCAGCAGTGGTATGATTTTGGAAGCAACTTCTATGCGGTGCAGAGCTTTGAACACGGCGGCAGAAGGATTGCCATAGGGTGGATATCTGATTTTTACGGTGAACACCGGGTTAAGCCCACAGGCGCCTGCGGCAGTTTTTCCCTTCCAAGGGAACTGCACATGGAACAAGGAAGGCTGTTCACGGAGCCGGTAAAGGAATGTTACGGACTGCTGAAGGAGCGTATTTTCGCAGTGTCAGGACAGGATGTCCCGCCTGTGATTGTTCCGGGCAACTCATTTTTTGTGAAAATTAAGCTTGGAGACGACCGGGATTTCCTGGTGACCCTTGCCAGGGAAGGAGATGACGCCCTGTATCTGGAACGGAAAAATGGTGTGACTAGCCTGGTATCCACCAGGAAGGAAGTGAGTGAGGTCCGTTTTCCGTCTGATGTCAGCGCGGTCCGCTATGTGGAGATTTTTATGGACCGGAGGGTGGCAGAGGTTTACTTAAACCACGGCGAGGCCGCAGGCACCAAGCTGTTTTACCAGGAAAGCACCAGGGGGCATCTGGAGGCGGATTTTGCTGCCGGAAGTCTGAAGCGTCTGGAGGTATGGACCATGGAGTCCATCTGGAACCATAAATCATGA
- a CDS encoding ABC transporter substrate-binding protein: MKNKRLACMTLAAVLAACALSGCGGSSKSGGGKTGSDGAKLVTIWSPTDEPAIEEWWVEKINAFNEEHKGEIELKREAIVRADSYAYEDKINAAVTSNDLPDILFVDGPNISNYAADGIIVPIDSYFTEEDLSDFVESIKVQGTYDGKLYALGATESSVALYYNKDMTDAAGITMPDKMEDALTWSEFADIAGKLTTSDVAGTNIIMDKGEGLPYVLEQFWISNGTDFVSEDGSKADGYVNSEKGIEAANFLNSLIQDGYANIDPMKQEFHNGKCATMLGGSWEVATLEQSFPDLNWGVTYFPVADNGGINTSPTGDWAACITRNADAEAAGVVISYLMNKENVTSYAQAIAKLPTRASSYDTLTEYNEYPRSLFKEQSLNTGHPRPRTPGYTVLSPGFSEAMMNMFTGADVKESLDQLAADFDSNYQKNYAE; this comes from the coding sequence ATGAAGAATAAGAGATTGGCATGTATGACACTGGCAGCTGTATTGGCGGCGTGTGCACTGAGCGGCTGCGGCGGCAGTTCCAAATCAGGGGGAGGAAAGACAGGCAGCGACGGGGCTAAACTGGTGACTATCTGGAGTCCCACGGATGAACCGGCTATTGAAGAGTGGTGGGTTGAGAAAATCAATGCCTTCAATGAAGAACACAAGGGAGAAATCGAGCTTAAGAGGGAAGCTATCGTGCGGGCGGATTCCTATGCTTACGAGGATAAAATCAATGCGGCCGTGACAAGCAATGATCTGCCTGACATTCTGTTTGTGGACGGTCCCAACATATCCAATTACGCGGCGGACGGAATCATCGTACCCATTGACTCCTATTTTACAGAGGAGGATTTAAGTGATTTCGTGGAATCCATCAAAGTGCAGGGAACCTATGACGGCAAGCTGTACGCCCTGGGAGCAACAGAGAGTTCCGTGGCATTGTACTACAATAAAGATATGACTGACGCGGCCGGCATCACCATGCCGGATAAGATGGAGGACGCCCTGACCTGGTCTGAGTTTGCTGACATTGCCGGGAAGCTGACCACCAGCGATGTGGCCGGAACCAACATCATCATGGATAAGGGCGAGGGACTTCCCTATGTGCTGGAGCAGTTCTGGATTTCCAACGGCACTGACTTTGTAAGTGAAGACGGTTCCAAGGCCGACGGCTATGTGAACAGTGAAAAGGGCATTGAAGCAGCCAATTTCCTCAACAGTCTGATTCAGGATGGTTATGCCAATATTGACCCCATGAAGCAGGAGTTCCACAATGGAAAATGCGCCACCATGCTGGGCGGTTCCTGGGAAGTGGCCACTCTGGAGCAGTCCTTCCCGGATCTGAACTGGGGCGTTACATACTTTCCGGTGGCTGACAATGGCGGCATCAACACATCTCCCACAGGGGACTGGGCTGCTTGCATCACCAGGAACGCGGACGCGGAAGCAGCAGGCGTTGTTATCTCCTATCTGATGAATAAGGAAAATGTGACCTCTTACGCCCAGGCCATAGCAAAACTTCCCACCAGGGCATCCAGCTATGACACGCTGACAGAGTACAATGAATATCCCCGCTCCCTCTTTAAGGAGCAGTCACTGAATACAGGCCATCCAAGACCAAGAACACCCGGCTATACCGTGCTGTCGCCCGGATTTTCAGAGGCCATGATGAATATGTTCACAGGTGCGGATGTAAAAGAGTCCTTAGACCAGCTGGCAGCTGATTTTGATTCCAACTACCAGAAGAACTACGCGGAGTAA
- a CDS encoding carbohydrate ABC transporter permease: MKYGTKNKVHERRAAFLFILPAVVLLAAFLILPAVSTVRYAFTDYNILRPDKIKFCGLDNFVELFGDRDFKKSLVNTIYFTVVVVPFQCILALLLAMLISSRRKGVSIFRAAYFSPNITSMVVVAILWSVLYNPNPSTGLLNAFLTKLGFAPCGFLTDPKTSMNSIIFMSAWQAAGYQMMIFLAGLQAIPGDQYEAASIDGAGAFQKFLYVTLPGLKNVIKYVVMITMIQAMKLFTQPYVMTQGGPQNSTRTLVYYIYEQGFQSRNFGYACSVATVFFVIVVTMSLMLKRVIKAD, translated from the coding sequence ATGAAGTATGGTACAAAGAATAAGGTCCATGAAAGACGGGCGGCGTTCCTGTTCATCCTTCCGGCAGTGGTGCTGCTGGCAGCGTTCCTCATACTGCCTGCTGTTTCCACGGTCCGCTATGCATTTACTGATTACAATATCCTCAGGCCGGATAAGATTAAATTCTGCGGACTGGATAATTTCGTGGAGCTGTTTGGGGACAGGGACTTTAAGAAATCCCTGGTTAATACCATTTACTTTACGGTGGTGGTAGTTCCCTTCCAGTGCATTCTGGCCCTGCTTTTAGCCATGCTGATTTCATCCAGAAGAAAGGGAGTATCCATATTCCGGGCAGCCTATTTCAGCCCCAACATCACATCCATGGTGGTGGTTGCCATCCTCTGGAGCGTGCTGTACAATCCCAACCCCAGCACAGGCCTTCTGAACGCGTTTCTCACAAAGCTGGGTTTTGCCCCCTGCGGTTTCCTGACAGACCCCAAGACGTCCATGAATTCCATTATCTTTATGTCGGCCTGGCAGGCGGCAGGGTATCAGATGATGATTTTCCTGGCAGGACTTCAGGCCATACCGGGAGACCAGTATGAAGCGGCGTCCATTGACGGTGCGGGAGCCTTTCAGAAGTTTCTGTATGTGACCCTGCCGGGACTTAAGAATGTGATTAAATACGTTGTGATGATTACAATGATCCAGGCCATGAAGCTGTTCACGCAGCCCTATGTCATGACCCAGGGCGGTCCCCAGAACTCCACCAGGACCCTTGTGTATTATATCTATGAACAGGGCTTCCAGAGCAGAAATTTCGGGTACGCCTGCAGCGTGGCAACCGTATTCTTTGTCATAGTGGTCACCATGTCGCTGATGCTGAAGCGGGTCATCAAGGCAGATTAA
- a CDS encoding carbohydrate ABC transporter permease yields the protein MGLKEKDILKRVLFYGGNAIVALIFVSPLLWMIAASLKPEAQIFSDMSNIRTFWPTAATLGNYVEVFTRVNMMKFILNSLFYVFVIVILDLAVNSVCGYALAKFNFPGKELLLTVVISLMVLPMEAIMLPLYKEVASLGWVNTWAGLIVPFVGKCFSIYMFRQFFLDIPDDLLEAAAIDGCGPIKTFFTIVMPISGTVYATIFILDFVAHWNDFMWPMLVVTGEDMRTIQLAIQTFFGSKPIHYGAIMASLTISAIPMLLMFVFLQKYYVEGIASTGIKG from the coding sequence ATGGGATTAAAGGAAAAAGATATCCTGAAACGCGTTTTGTTCTATGGCGGAAATGCAATTGTCGCCCTGATTTTTGTATCGCCGCTCCTGTGGATGATTGCCGCGTCCCTGAAACCGGAGGCGCAGATATTCTCCGACATGAGCAATATCAGGACGTTCTGGCCCACAGCGGCCACTCTTGGGAACTATGTTGAGGTGTTTACCAGGGTAAATATGATGAAATTCATCCTCAACAGCCTGTTCTATGTGTTTGTAATTGTAATCCTGGACCTGGCGGTCAATTCCGTCTGCGGATATGCCCTGGCAAAATTCAATTTCCCCGGAAAGGAGCTGCTGCTGACAGTGGTCATCAGCCTTATGGTGCTTCCCATGGAGGCTATCATGCTGCCCCTTTACAAGGAGGTTGCCAGCCTTGGGTGGGTGAATACCTGGGCCGGGCTGATTGTTCCCTTTGTGGGGAAATGCTTCTCCATCTACATGTTCCGCCAGTTCTTCTTAGACATTCCCGATGATCTGCTGGAAGCGGCAGCCATAGACGGCTGCGGCCCCATCAAGACATTTTTTACCATTGTAATGCCCATCTCAGGCACGGTGTACGCCACCATCTTCATCCTGGACTTCGTGGCCCACTGGAATGATTTCATGTGGCCCATGCTGGTGGTTACAGGGGAGGACATGAGGACAATCCAGCTGGCCATCCAGACGTTTTTTGGATCAAAGCCAATACACTATGGCGCTATCATGGCATCCCTGACCATATCGGCAATCCCCATGCTGCTGATGTTCGTATTTCTTCAGAAATATTACGTGGAAGGTATTGCATCCACTGGCATAAAGGGGTAG
- a CDS encoding CAP domain-containing protein, whose product MRKISMYTLSAAAAMLVSAAIPVTSLAAVSTYQIPFANGSAYVIGVGGQNCLPGNIGQNGNWGQNGGWGQNNNGNQNNGWGAGPVLPDNSLPQVTPPDFIFPTPELPGPEMPDSSLPDNSLPDSPDSSLPDNSLPGEPDNPGTAPEAPGDTVPGDPDNGGSQDAFADAVVELVNAERAKAGLSPLSVHEGVAEAANKRAQEIKGTFSHTRPDGSNFSTVLTQAGISYRSVGENIAYGQNSPEAVMQSWMNSSGHRANILNRDFTSIGVGHYQDASGTDYWTQLFIK is encoded by the coding sequence ATGAGAAAGATATCCATGTACACATTGTCCGCAGCCGCAGCCATGCTTGTATCCGCAGCCATACCGGTGACATCACTGGCAGCCGTATCTACATATCAGATTCCTTTTGCTAATGGAAGCGCATACGTGATTGGAGTGGGAGGACAGAACTGTCTTCCTGGTAATATAGGCCAGAATGGGAACTGGGGCCAGAATGGCGGCTGGGGCCAGAATAACAACGGGAACCAGAATAACGGATGGGGAGCAGGACCTGTGCTGCCGGACAACAGTCTGCCGCAGGTTACGCCGCCCGACTTCATCTTCCCCACACCGGAACTGCCGGGACCTGAGATGCCGGACAGCTCACTGCCGGACAACTCACTGCCTGACAGCCCGGACAGCTCACTGCCGGACAATTCACTGCCGGGTGAGCCGGATAACCCAGGTACGGCTCCCGAGGCTCCGGGGGATACGGTTCCCGGCGACCCGGATAACGGCGGCAGCCAGGACGCATTTGCGGACGCAGTGGTTGAACTGGTAAATGCAGAGAGGGCCAAGGCGGGTCTTAGTCCGCTGTCTGTTCACGAAGGCGTGGCAGAGGCAGCCAACAAGAGAGCGCAGGAAATCAAGGGCACATTTTCACACACCAGGCCTGATGGCAGCAATTTCAGTACAGTCTTGACACAGGCGGGAATCAGCTACCGGAGTGTGGGTGAGAATATTGCTTACGGACAGAACTCGCCTGAGGCAGTGATGCAGAGCTGGATGAACAGCTCAGGCCACAGGGCCAATATCCTGAATCGTGATTTTACTTCTATTGGGGTAGGGCATTATCAGGATGCCAGCGGAACCGATTATTGGACACAGCTGTTCATAAAGTAA
- a CDS encoding LacI family DNA-binding transcriptional regulator, giving the protein MKNATISDVAKLSGVSKSTVSNYLNGNFERMSDETKKKIKNAIDELGYTPSLSARRLSSKNHSKTVCLAIPRNISHLNDTMYYPVIFSALGEEAKKFDYNTLIYSMDSDDINKDTEYLKSLSSSLVDGILLYDLEEDSLAFREFERAGIPYVCVGKILSLENYNYVASDHGKAMKDVLEYFYNLEHKKVAIVTEGKSNSVVQTVRSTAFNEFMSERKEEKLDYSYIRINQNESSSDIKLLFNELLNPANRPTAVGIISCFMNQFMDVVKGYGIRIPEDLSVMILEYYKNSNVDEEYQDFTCVESKAEKVTRIAMKKLVKLIDSGKPFESELVGLKVCVKNSTSKPKKRGGRKL; this is encoded by the coding sequence ATGAAGAACGCGACAATATCTGATGTAGCAAAGCTTTCAGGGGTTTCCAAGTCCACTGTATCAAATTATCTGAATGGAAATTTCGAGAGAATGTCTGACGAGACGAAAAAGAAGATAAAAAATGCAATTGATGAATTGGGGTATACACCAAGTTTGAGCGCCCGCAGGCTGTCGTCTAAAAATCACAGCAAGACAGTTTGTTTAGCCATTCCCAGAAATATTTCACATTTAAACGATACCATGTATTACCCGGTCATATTCTCGGCTCTTGGCGAGGAAGCAAAGAAATTTGATTATAATACTCTGATTTATTCCATGGATTCAGATGATATCAATAAAGACACAGAGTATTTAAAGAGCCTGTCGTCGTCTCTGGTAGACGGCATCCTATTGTATGACCTGGAAGAAGACAGTCTGGCCTTCAGGGAGTTTGAGAGGGCAGGAATCCCTTATGTGTGCGTGGGTAAGATACTCAGCCTGGAGAATTATAATTATGTGGCGTCTGACCACGGCAAAGCGATGAAGGATGTACTGGAGTATTTTTATAACCTGGAGCACAAAAAAGTGGCCATTGTCACGGAGGGAAAGTCCAACAGCGTGGTGCAGACTGTGAGAAGTACGGCTTTTAATGAGTTTATGTCTGAAAGGAAAGAAGAGAAATTGGACTATTCTTATATCAGAATCAATCAGAATGAATCATCATCCGATATCAAGCTGCTGTTCAATGAACTGCTTAATCCTGCAAACCGTCCAACAGCAGTTGGTATTATCAGCTGCTTTATGAACCAATTTATGGATGTGGTAAAGGGATATGGAATCAGGATACCGGAAGACCTGTCTGTGATGATTCTTGAGTATTATAAGAATTCCAATGTAGATGAGGAGTATCAGGATTTTACCTGTGTGGAATCCAAGGCTGAGAAGGTGACGAGAATCGCTATGAAGAAGCTTGTAAAGCTGATTGACAGCGGAAAGCCTTTTGAGTCGGAACTGGTTGGTTTGAAGGTGTGTGTGAAAAACTCAACTTCAAAACCTAAAAAGCGAGGAGGCAGGAAGTTATGA
- a CDS encoding ABC transporter substrate-binding protein, which yields MKKRYTKIVSLVLGFGLAASMVAGCSVKSSENVVTTAAPTAAKAETTASAESGGSAAEQKKMVFWDKSEYVEGYNTMMKAKVDEFASENHVDVDYVVIPAADMKQKLMAAIEAGNAPDLIVGDDTLVGQFVSMQQIAECSDIFEAVDFTENSKILGTFNGKPYLVPLAFTAPGMYLRTDQWEKTGMDIPTTWEELKEGAKLMNDPANGFYGLGFAMGASGGGDAEGFCRTIILDWGGIPVDENGKVTVNSPETLEALKFIASLYEEGLIPPDAITGDDSWNNNAYLAGTVGVITNSGSVVSSMKEEKPDLLANTQIIAYPAGPTGEAFTLGGANVFGIFETGKNTETAKEFVKYYFEDLDNYNAMIEAMGAMWQPVVNGVDDTDFWKDPVNAGWLANSKNTYKTYYPAPSDERATVSFTNQLCVKAVQEIVVNKADPQEALDHLEAEFNKIYN from the coding sequence ATGAAGAAAAGATATACAAAAATAGTATCTCTTGTACTGGGATTTGGATTAGCAGCATCTATGGTTGCGGGATGTTCTGTGAAATCATCGGAAAACGTGGTTACAACAGCAGCTCCCACCGCCGCCAAGGCTGAGACAACAGCATCAGCGGAATCAGGAGGAAGCGCCGCGGAACAGAAGAAGATGGTATTCTGGGATAAGTCAGAGTATGTTGAGGGCTATAACACTATGATGAAGGCAAAGGTAGACGAATTTGCCAGCGAGAATCATGTGGATGTGGATTATGTGGTCATACCTGCTGCTGATATGAAGCAGAAGCTGATGGCTGCCATTGAAGCAGGCAATGCCCCTGACCTGATTGTGGGTGATGATACGCTGGTGGGGCAGTTTGTTTCCATGCAGCAGATAGCAGAGTGCTCAGATATATTTGAGGCCGTGGATTTTACGGAGAACTCAAAAATACTGGGAACCTTCAACGGCAAGCCCTATCTTGTGCCACTGGCATTTACGGCGCCCGGCATGTACTTAAGGACGGACCAGTGGGAGAAAACCGGGATGGATATTCCCACAACCTGGGAAGAACTGAAGGAAGGCGCCAAGCTGATGAATGACCCGGCTAACGGCTTTTACGGTCTTGGATTTGCCATGGGCGCATCCGGCGGAGGAGATGCCGAGGGATTTTGCAGAACCATTATACTGGACTGGGGAGGAATTCCGGTAGACGAGAACGGAAAGGTAACGGTTAATTCTCCCGAAACACTGGAAGCACTTAAATTTATTGCAAGCTTATATGAAGAGGGACTGATTCCGCCTGATGCGATTACGGGAGACGACAGCTGGAATAATAACGCATACCTGGCCGGTACTGTGGGTGTCATCACAAATTCAGGTTCCGTGGTATCCAGTATGAAAGAGGAAAAACCAGATCTTCTTGCGAATACACAGATCATCGCATATCCCGCAGGGCCAACCGGAGAGGCATTCACCCTGGGCGGCGCCAATGTATTCGGAATATTTGAGACAGGTAAAAATACAGAGACCGCAAAAGAGTTTGTTAAATACTATTTTGAGGACCTGGATAATTATAACGCCATGATCGAAGCCATGGGTGCCATGTGGCAGCCGGTGGTGAACGGAGTGGATGACACGGATTTCTGGAAGGACCCGGTCAATGCAGGATGGCTTGCCAACTCTAAGAATACATATAAGACCTATTATCCGGCGCCGTCAGATGAAAGGGCTACGGTATCCTTTACAAACCAGCTTTGCGTTAAGGCCGTACAGGAAATAGTTGTTAACAAGGCTGATCCGCAGGAAGCCCTGGACCATCTGGAGGCAGAATTCAATAAGATTTATAACTAA